Proteins encoded within one genomic window of Cytophagales bacterium:
- a CDS encoding alpha/beta hydrolase-fold protein: MKTIKHRISIFQVLFLLSLLIPQSVTAQVISKAPEDLFIVGSESIVFKSEVTDSDYRLYVNLPENYAHDSDKTYPVYYALDGNRTFVMSTQIYQSLRFDGFAPEVIIVGITYGGSKADYGLNRSRDLTPTNIELIPTSGGAANFLKMLREELIPFIDQHFRTDPTNRTLAGTSFAGLFTHYTLFNEPTLFNNYLINNPTFWWEEDYGYKLEEAFYQKRRSLNARVLYTIGAYDAVEEVIEMVNQIREHDYANLSLGFREVDHMGHMGGEAEAINQGMRFAYRLPEMKLPKETLEEYCGTYQDGSYVREVVISQGDLHLVRQGQTTGTKIQATSPGSFALQGTYFDFHFKRNEEGKVIGFSYQRDFDGTNIRTAAKVE, from the coding sequence ATGAAAACCATCAAACATCGCATTTCTATCTTCCAAGTCCTGTTCTTATTGAGTTTGCTGATTCCACAATCAGTCACTGCGCAGGTCATTTCAAAAGCCCCAGAAGATCTGTTTATTGTAGGCAGTGAATCCATCGTTTTTAAATCAGAGGTCACCGATAGTGATTACAGACTATATGTCAACCTGCCAGAGAACTATGCGCATGATTCGGACAAGACCTATCCGGTATACTACGCACTGGATGGTAACCGCACTTTTGTGATGTCGACACAGATTTATCAAAGTCTTAGATTTGATGGGTTTGCACCGGAGGTCATCATTGTTGGCATAACCTACGGTGGATCAAAAGCAGACTATGGCCTAAACCGATCCAGGGACTTAACGCCGACGAATATTGAACTGATCCCTACTTCAGGTGGTGCCGCCAATTTTTTGAAGATGTTGCGTGAGGAGTTGATTCCCTTCATTGATCAGCACTTCCGAACGGATCCCACGAACAGAACCCTGGCCGGCACGTCCTTTGCAGGCTTGTTTACCCACTATACGCTTTTTAATGAACCAACATTGTTCAATAACTATCTCATCAATAACCCCACTTTTTGGTGGGAAGAAGATTATGGTTATAAACTCGAGGAAGCTTTTTATCAAAAGAGAAGATCCTTGAATGCCCGGGTACTGTACACCATAGGAGCATATGATGCTGTCGAAGAAGTCATCGAAATGGTGAATCAGATCAGGGAGCACGACTATGCCAACCTGAGCTTAGGTTTCAGGGAAGTGGATCATATGGGTCACATGGGAGGTGAAGCAGAGGCCATTAATCAGGGCATGAGGTTTGCCTACCGGCTTCCGGAAATGAAATTACCCAAAGAGACCTTGGAGGAGTATTGCGGGACCTATCAGGATGGTAGTTATGTTCGAGAGGTTGTTATTAGCCAGGGAGACCTGCATTTAGTTCGGCAGGGACAAACCACAGGGACTAAAATACAAGCAACGAGCCCTGGATCCTTTGCCTTGCAGGGAACCTACTTCGATTTTCATTTCAAAAGGAATGAGGAGGGAAAGGTCATCGGTTTCTCTTATCAGCGAGATTTCGATGGCACCAATATTAGAACGGCGGCTAAGGTTGAATAA